TGAGCATCGGTACAACTAACTTTTTTCTGTTATTGTTCATATTGGACCCATCTTATTTGCCGGATGATGTTATTTACCAAGGATTGTCCGCATATCGCGCAGGATGATTTCTCTTGCGCGGTTGCCATAATCCATCGATGCTTTTTTGGCCGTTTGTGCGTACCAGTTATCTTCAGAAAACCGGGTCATATCAACGCCCTCCGGGCAGAAGGCCATCATCAGGGATGTCTCCTGTTCACCGGCATGATCCACGGGGAATTCAGCCTGCGCTGTTGCACTTACCAGCGGGTGGATCTGAATCCAGTTGAAAGGATTATCACCGGCCCCGTGATTGTCGTAATAACTGGCGGCATCTTTACTACCCCACCAGCCTTCACCACGCTGATTTCCCAGGAAGGCAAATGTTTCCTGCCGGGCGGCGAGTTTAAAAGCCAGGTCTGTAGGCATGCCGGCAGCAAAGTTTTCCGATTGGTGATGTACAAATACATGCACATTGCGGAAGCCTATCCGCAGCAAGTTGTAAAACAACTGCCGCGCAAATGACTGGAGTACCGTTGCATCCACATGCACCGTGCCGTTGCGCTCCGGCGCCTCGACGGCAAAACTGCTGGCACCATAATAGAACGGCGGCATAATGACCAGCGGAAATTCCTTTTCGAGCATTTCAAGTGCACGTACTACCAGTAGCGTATCCACACCGGTGTTCAGGTGTTCGCTGTGGTATTCCAGTACGCCGAGCGCAAGCACCACAGGTGTATTATTATCTATTGCTTCCCTGATCTGATGAGGGAACATCATTTCATAACGCATAATCTTTTTTTATTTCAGGCAGCCAGCGATCCAGCAAGTCCCTGCAGTTAATTACTTTTTCTACCAGGTCAATGGGTGTATAGAAGTAGTGATTGGTGGCTTCAAATCCCAATCGCGGGTCCTGTCCCTGCAAAACGTTCATCCGTTTGGCGAGGGTTATTTCCCTACGCAGGAGTTGTCCCAGGGTCGCTACTGCTTGCAACTTCGTTGGCTTATCCATGGCGGCCAGCCCGTCGCGGGTATTGATAAACTTCACCTGGTTCACGATGCTGCTGTAATGAATGGCCACTGTTTCCGCGATGTTGCATTCATCGGTGAGTGCTTTGCGTTCATCTCCTGTCAGCTTTAACGAGCGGGTTTGTTTACGCAGTGCGGCCAATGCCGTGTTGAAGCCCTGTACTACTTTATCCAGTTGCCCGGTAAATACATCTGCCGGATAATTGCTGATCCAGCTTTTCACATCATCATAAGGGATACCCACCATGGTGGCATGGTAGCCGGTTGGTTTTTCCCAAAGCAGATTGGAAGGACCAGTTTGTAACGGCGCCGAATACACGACGTTGACGTTGTATGGAAATTCGCTGAATGCTTTACTAAAGGTGCGCCATGCTGCTACAACGGCAGGACCGGCCTTACCGAAGCGGCGGTTTGCTACCAGCTCCATGGCCTGCAAGGCAGAGAGTTCCTGGTTGCTGCCAATAGCAGCCACCACTTCCAGGTTAGGGGAAGGATGTCCGCCCAAGGTCCAGCCGAGCATTAACCCATCAACTTTAGCAGTACGCAGATTGACAGCATGCTGCGCTACATTTTCCAGTGCGGGAATATAAGGCACTGCGCCAAGCTCCCAGGTAGTACCTGCCTGTATTTTGGCAATGGTTTTCAGCCCATGCTTACGGGCGATCCCCCAATGACGCGATGCACGCGGGCCTGGGCCTACTGCTGAAATAGAATATTCGCCTACACGGTTCTTAACGCCGCCGCGGTTAATGTCCAGGTCCCATTCACTCACACTCATCAATGCCGTTTCTGTGGGCAGCGCCGGAATAATCTCTTCCGCCCAACCGTTTGCCCAGCCCCAGTCCCAGGCGATAAGCTGCGGAACGGCCGTTGTCTTATCAGGGGCATTACTGATGCCTTTACGGATCCCTTTCAGATAAAGACTGTTGAGCTCTGCAATCACCGCAGCAGGACCACGTTTACTACAACGGGGACAATCCGCTCCTTTGCCGTGCGACCAGCAGTTAGTAGGATTTTCAGAAGCGGTGATAGAGAAGAATCCGGCGAGGTCTGGGATACGTGCTGTAATGGTGGCCAATGAATCCACGAGGTATTGCTGCACCTGCGGGTGGCTGGTACACAACGCTGCGTGATCGCCAACAGTAACGCCTTTTAAGTCGGGATACTTTTCAAAAAAACGTAAGGGAAGTACCCGCGGCTCATTCAGGTAGAGATAAATACCTATACCGTGTTGCTTTGCACGGGCCACCAGTTTCTTTAAGTTTTCGAGCCGTTGCTCCCAATGTTCACTTACGGTAGGGTCCCAGGGAAACGGTGTTAGCTTGCTGAGTACAATATGCATCCAGGTGCCGTCCATGCCCGATGCTGCCATACGGTCGAGATAACCATTTGGATACGGATCAATTTCAGGCTCCAGTAAAGGATCACCGAAGAGTGCAAAATAGGCATAGCCAAAACGCGGTGAGAAACCGGAAGTAAGCGGCGCTGTTTTAGCCGGTGGAGCAGACAACTCCTTTACAAAACTAAACAAAGGCTTTTCCTGCGCCGGAAACCCTGCGGGAAACTCTTCTTTCAGCACGCGGGCCACCCACTGTTCCCGCTCCTTTGTTTTTGCGTCAATGGCCCTGTAACG
The Chitinophaga sp. MM2321 DNA segment above includes these coding regions:
- a CDS encoding creatininase family protein; this translates as MRYEMMFPHQIREAIDNNTPVVLALGVLEYHSEHLNTGVDTLLVVRALEMLEKEFPLVIMPPFYYGASSFAVEAPERNGTVHVDATVLQSFARQLFYNLLRIGFRNVHVFVHHQSENFAAGMPTDLAFKLAARQETFAFLGNQRGEGWWGSKDAASYYDNHGAGDNPFNWIQIHPLVSATAQAEFPVDHAGEQETSLMMAFCPEGVDMTRFSEDNWYAQTAKKASMDYGNRAREIILRDMRTILGK